CCCGGAAGAAATGGCGGCGGGTGGTCTGTTGCAGGGGGTTGGCCGGGCTTTCGTGCTTCGATTGCATGCGTACTACCCTCGGGTTATCGTCTCGTCCAGGTTCAACACGGCGCGGCAGAGCAGGGTCCAGGCGGCGGCCTCGATGTCCTGGGGGCCGGTTCCTTCACGGCCGGTCAGGGCGCGCACCTGGTCCGCGGGCTCCTCGGCGAGCAGGGCCCGCTGCGTATCGAGCCAGGCGAGCATGGTTTCCACCTCCACGGTGTCCGGCTCGCGCGCGAGGCAGCGCAGGAAGAGCGCGCGGAGGCGTTGTTCCGGCCCGGCGGGCGCCTCCGCCAGGAGGCTTTCCGCCATGGCGCGCGCGGATTCCATGAAGACCTCGTCATTGAGGAGCGTCAGCGCCTGCATGGGGGTGTTGGTCCGCAGCCGGCGCACACAGGTCATGTCCCGCGCGGGCGCGTCGAAGACGGCGGCGGTGGGATAGGTGAGCATCCGCTTCCAGTAGGTATACATACCGCGCCGCTTTCGGGCGGGGCCTTCATCCGTATGCCACTTGAAGCCGCCGTAGACCATTTCCAGCAGGCCCTCGGGCAGGGGCGGAAAGACGCTCGGCCCGCCGATTTCGGGGTTCAGCGATCCGCTCGCCGCCAGGGCGATATCGCGCACGAACTCCGCGTCCACGCGAAACCGCGGCGCGCGCGCCAGGTAAATATTCTCGGGGTCGATGGCGCGGTGTTCGGGCTGGATGCGCGCGGACTGCCGGTAGGCCGCCGAGGTCACCATCAGCCGGACCATGTCTTTGGTCGACCAGCCGCGCCGCACGAATTCGACCGCGAGCCAGTCAAGCAATTCCGGGTGGCTCGGCGCCTCACCCTGGATGCCGAAGTCTTCCGCCGTGCGGACGAGGCCGCGTCCGAAGAATTGCTGCCAGAGCCGGTTCATGGTGACGCGCGCGGTGAGCGGGTTATCCTCGCTGACGATCCAGCGCGCGAGGGTGAGGCGGTTGCGCGGGGCGAACGCGGGCAGCGGGGGCAGCACTTCGGGCACATCCGGTTGCACGGCGTCCTTCGGGCTCAGGAACTCGCCGCGGTGGTGGATGCGCGTCACCCGCGGCGCTTCGCGCTCTTCCAACGCGAGCGTGGTGGGGAGTTGTGGCATTTCCTTTTGAAGTTTCGCGATCTCCGCGTGCGCCTCCGCAAGCAACGGGGTATGCTCCAGGAAATACTGGCGGACCCGCGCATCGGCCTCCGGATCCGGGGCGCCCGCCAGGAGCGATTCCTCGATGGGCGCCGTGACGCCCGAGGCCACGGGCGCGGGGCTACCCGTGCCGGAGAGCCGGAATCGCCCGATCGTGTGCTGGTGGATGTACTTCTGCTCCAGCGTGATGTGGAACAGGGTCCCGCCGGGAAAGCCGGCTGGCTGATCGAATGTGAACACCGCCGCGTGCGGCTTGCCCTCGCCGCCCTTGATTGACCAGCCCGTGTCCGCGCGGCCGTCGAGGGCCTTTTCCGCCGTCTTTTCGCCGTCCGCAAAGCTCTGTGTGGCGCGCGCGACTGTGACGGGGACCTTCGCGTCGGGATCGTTCCAGGGCGCCGCGCTGATCTTGACCTCGGTCAGCAGGAAATCGCCCTCGGCGAGGATGACGCCCCTTCCGGGCCCGCCGCCGGGCAGGCTATTGTGGGGGAGCACCTCCAGGCGCAACCCGGTGATCCGCTCCGCATCCGTGCGCATGGCCAGGTGATACACATCGTTGTTCGGCAGGTCGCCCGCCGCGAGGATGGAGTTGTCCGCCAGACGGGTCAACGTGGTGCGCTTCTCCGCCGTCATCTCCACAGGATACAGGTCCGTCCAGGGGCGCGCTTTTGCCGCGACCTCGGCTTTCCAGGCGGCGAACTCCGCCTCCAGGCGCGCCGCGCGGCGTTCCTCTTCGGAGCGGGTATCCGCGCCGTCCGCCGCTTCCGCCTCTTCGAGTGGGAAGCGGCTCTCCAGGGCGTCCTTGAGGGCCTGGATCCGCGCGCGCTGTTCCTCGCGCCGCGCCTCGATGGCGGGGTCGGGCACGGTCAGCGTGACGTCGTCCGTGTTGTTCAGGAAGGCGAAGAGCTGAAAGTACTCCCGTTGTGTGATGGGGTCGTACTTGTGGGTGTGGCACTGCGCGCAGCTCATGGTAAGGCCAAGCAGGGCGGTGGAGATGGTGTTGGTGCGGTCGACGACATTGAGGTAACGGAATTCCTCCACATCGATGCCGCCCTCTTCGTTGAGCATCTCGTTGCGGAAGAAACCGGTGGCGATGCGCTGATCCAGCGTGGGCGAGGGGAGCATGTCGCCCGCCATCTGCTCAATCACGAAGCGATCGAAGGGCATGTCCGCGTTGAAGGCGTTGATGACCCAGTCGCGGTACGGCCAGACGCTGCGGGGGCGGTCCTTTTCGTAGCCGTTGGTGTCGGCGTAGCGGGCGATGTCCAGCCAGCCGATGGCCATGCGCTCGCCGTAGTGGGGGGAGGCCAGGAAGCGCTCGACCAGGGCTTCCCAGGCGTCGGGGCGATCATCGGCCAGGAAGGC
This sequence is a window from Candidatus Hydrogenedentota bacterium. Protein-coding genes within it:
- a CDS encoding PSD1 domain-containing protein encodes the protein MDLFFLKFHQPHRRGLGALIAMVACLGAAGALADPPAYTGQVQPILEKHCYACHGPNDRKGGLRMSNEADARQGGDSLHSIVDPGADGKVPLIERILATDDAVRMPPKGPAVPPEDIAVLKAWVDAGAPFGSGGPTQPDAGTVPAFWSFEAPEQSASPETGVTWGHNPIDAFLLRAMEKQGLSPSPEADRNTLIRRLSLDLRGLPPTPTEVQAFLADDRPDAWEALVERFLASPHYGERMAIGWLDIARYADTNGYEKDRPRSVWPYRDWVINAFNADMPFDRFVIEQMAGDMLPSPTLDQRIATGFFRNEMLNEEGGIDVEEFRYLNVVDRTNTISTALLGLTMSCAQCHTHKYDPITQREYFQLFAFLNNTDDVTLTVPDPAIEARREEQRARIQALKDALESRFPLEEAEAADGADTRSEEERRAARLEAEFAAWKAEVAAKARPWTDLYPVEMTAEKRTTLTRLADNSILAAGDLPNNDVYHLAMRTDAERITGLRLEVLPHNSLPGGGPGRGVILAEGDFLLTEVKISAAPWNDPDAKVPVTVARATQSFADGEKTAEKALDGRADTGWSIKGGEGKPHAAVFTFDQPAGFPGGTLFHITLEQKYIHQHTIGRFRLSGTGSPAPVASGVTAPIEESLLAGAPDPEADARVRQYFLEHTPLLAEAHAEIAKLQKEMPQLPTTLALEEREAPRVTRIHHRGEFLSPKDAVQPDVPEVLPPLPAFAPRNRLTLARWIVSEDNPLTARVTMNRLWQQFFGRGLVRTAEDFGIQGEAPSHPELLDWLAVEFVRRGWSTKDMVRLMVTSAAYRQSARIQPEHRAIDPENIYLARAPRFRVDAEFVRDIALAASGSLNPEIGGPSVFPPLPEGLLEMVYGGFKWHTDEGPARKRRGMYTYWKRMLTYPTAAVFDAPARDMTCVRRLRTNTPMQALTLLNDEVFMESARAMAESLLAEAPAGPEQRLRALFLRCLAREPDTVEVETMLAWLDTQRALLAEEPADQVRALTGREGTGPQDIEAAAWTLLCRAVLNLDETITRG